A single region of the Pseudomonas mandelii genome encodes:
- a CDS encoding GNAT family N-acetyltransferase, which yields MNTVIRHVTPADLDRCFAIETVAYEGDEAATREKIATRIATWPDGFIVAEVDGVVAGFINSGAAFQVEMSDEAFKELIGHDPAGPHVVIMSVVVHPDFQGQGLAKRLMGEFIEGMRAMGKTHIHLMCKERHIPLYAGFGFAYIKPSASDHGGMAWHEMVLAL from the coding sequence ATGAACACCGTCATCCGCCACGTCACTCCCGCCGACCTGGACCGCTGCTTCGCCATCGAAACCGTTGCCTACGAAGGCGACGAAGCCGCCACACGGGAAAAAATCGCCACGCGCATCGCCACCTGGCCCGACGGTTTCATCGTCGCCGAAGTAGACGGCGTTGTAGCCGGTTTCATCAATTCCGGTGCAGCGTTTCAGGTTGAAATGTCAGACGAAGCGTTCAAGGAGCTGATTGGCCACGACCCGGCCGGGCCGCACGTCGTGATCATGTCGGTGGTGGTGCACCCGGATTTTCAGGGGCAGGGGCTGGCGAAGCGTTTGATGGGCGAATTCATCGAGGGCATGCGGGCGATGGGCAAGACCCACATCCATCTGATGTGCAAGGAACGGCATATTCCGCTGTACGCCGGATTCGGCTTTGCCTACATCAAGCCGTCGGCCTCCGACCACGGCGGAATGGCGTGGCATGAGATGGTTCTGGCGCTGTAA